A genomic stretch from Mya arenaria isolate MELC-2E11 chromosome 10, ASM2691426v1 includes:
- the LOC128206321 gene encoding multiple epidermal growth factor-like domains protein 10, giving the protein MVNDVCFHIIICILHMMVNMYKPASPTRRYTSCETGQLAPKICTLIGTYCVTCNNNTHCSECRPGYWDIRCGTICSIGCNTTTCSLLDGSCTCEQGFHGSTCQVPCSENCLTDTCGPNGECGCKEGFYGSTCYGTCYDSCEECFDATTCSVCPPGMYGTLCGVSCQCNSRCDIVTGACKEETCPHTCILCVDSDTCRECVHGWFGPKCNYLCSNKCNEGCDQYSGNCNACYQGFFGPQCVNQCINCYDSNCNQAGECLSCYDGKYGSFCNTTCPEDCVGNICNQMDGSCQHQVQSPTNCVTCTDSVTCTECKNSYYGILCTFKCSSTCKGGNCELESGRCENCESTYYGNFCENICSKSCAHSQTESLCDSSGKCNNGCIDGFIGETCTTEAGKQSPVGPEEETGSGSMIVGAVVGALAVFVVVALVVVLVLKKKGIIWKTQKKTYEDISPEQNQDKPYTTLDETNTTSYEILDSEPRSSTRNNGTDDGVYYNDETAYYKNVGGHVQRT; this is encoded by the exons aTGGTTAACGACGTGTGTTTCCAtatcattatttgcattttgcaCATGATGGTAAATATGTATAAACCTGCCA GTCCAACACGGCGGTACACATCTTGTGAGACAGGACAATTAGCGCCCAAAATCTGTACGCTCATCGGTACCTACTGTGTTACATGCAACAATAACACACATTGTAGCGAATGTAGGCCAGGGTATTGGGACATTAGATGCGGAACAATTTGTTCAATTGGTTGTAACACAACAACGTGCAGTCTACTGGATGGGTCTTGTACCTGTGAACAAGGTTTTCATGGATCGACATGTCAAGTTCCTTGCTCTGAAAACTGTCTCACAGACACTTGTGGACCTAACGGTGAATGTGGTTGCAAAGAGGGATTTTACGGAAGCACATGTTATGGAACATGTTATGATTCCTGTGAAGAATGTTTTGATGCTACCACATGCTCAGTTTGTCCGCCTGGAATGTATGGAACTCTTTGTGGTGTATCGTGTCAGTGTAACAGTAGATGCGATATAGTTACTGGTGCATGTAAAGAAGAAACCTGTCCACATACCTGTATACTATGTGTTGACAGCGATACATGTAGGGAGTGTGTTCATGGTTGGTTTGGTCCAAAATGTAACTATTTGTGTTCCAACAAATGTAATGAAGGATGTGACCAATATTCCGGAAATTGCAATGCGTGCTATCAAGGCTTCTTCGGACCACAATGTGTCAATCAATGCATAAACTGTTATGACAGTAATTGCAACCAAGCGGGGGAGTGTTTATCGTGTTATGATGGGAAATATGGATCATTTTGTAATACAACATGTCCTGAGGACTGTGTTGGTAATATTTGTAACCAGATGGATGGATCGTGTCAACATCAGGTTCAAAGTCCTACGAATTGTGTTACCTGTACGGACAGTGTTACATGCACTGAATGCAAGAACTCTTATTACGGCATTCTATGTACGTTTAAATGTAGCAGTACGTGTAAAGGTGGCAATTGTGAATTAGAATCTGGACGTTGTGAGAACTGCGAATCAACATATTATGGaaacttttgtgaaaatatttgctCTAAGAGCTGTGCACATTCCCAAACAGAATCACTATGCGACTCATCAGGAAAGTGCAACAACGGATGTATTGATGGTTTCATTGGCGAAACGTGTACTACAg AAGCCGGTAAACAATCACCTGTTGGGCCGGAAGAAGAAACCGGCTCTGGTTCAATGATCGTTGGAGCAGTTGTTGGTGCTCTTGCCGTGTTTGTTGTTGTAGCACTGGTTGTGGTGTTAGTATTGAAGAAGAAAGGGATTATTTG GAAGACGCAGAAGAAGACATATGAAGACATATCGCCAGAACAGAACCAGGATAAACCGTACACAACATTAGACGAGACAAACACGA CGTCGTATGAGATTCTAGATTCTGAACCAAGGTCAAGCACGCGAAACAACGGCACAGACGATGGCGTCTACTATAATGACGAAACGGCATACTACAAGAATGTAGGGGGGCATGTGCAGAGGACATGA